Within the Enoplosus armatus isolate fEnoArm2 chromosome 9, fEnoArm2.hap1, whole genome shotgun sequence genome, the region CAGCTACAGAAATGACAATACTTTTCACGAAATGTCTTACTTTCTATACAGCACTCaatcaaatgttaaaattaaatGGTTTAACTCACTACCACAGATGACTAATACTGTCAGGATGCAGCATTTGTCTTCATACTCTTTTGCCCTCTTGTTAtacttaaaacataaaactagTGTTCCAAGGCTAAGCACAAGAAACTAACCATACAATAACGCAAAAAAGTATCCATGGGCaaactgttttcagagaaaatacTTAAAACGTTGTAGTTGTACATGTGAATACAGTATAAAGTATTGTGACAAGTTAGAACTGTTAAACCATTAGGGGCAGTTGTAGTGTTTATTATTCactcataaaacaaaatgtaaaaaaaaaaaaaaaaagtcacaataaGAGCACCAAAggtaactaaaaaaaaagaaagtattgttaaccatttaaaaaaaaaaaatcaatatttaaatacatttgtaacCACTTgactccttcacacacactgcatcagaTCCAGGCAAATTACgtaaaccaaaagaaaaagcaccaAATGTTAAGGaagatgagaaacaaaaatTCTAGTAACTAATGAAGAAATattcttctcatttttcatCTCATCAGTGTCCACGTTTTGTTCCAGGAAAACCAGgcgtttttattttctctttctgtcttgaGAGCATCGTGGACAATACCTGCATGTTATAGATAAAAAACCCcagcaaaaacatttagttGACTGACTTGAATGAGTAACAATTCACACTTTTATTGATTGCAGATATTGAAAATAGGATAATCCATTACAGCCTCCATTTCAGATACTGGGTTTCTTACCATTTGCCTCTTGGTTTGGTTGTCAGGCCCACGCATGCAAAATGGAACCACTCAATGGAGCActggagaaaagacaaaaaacgaTAATGTGCTGTTAAGTATTCTTGCAAATGGTGCACTTAGTCCAGACAAAACCATTCAGAACATATGATCAAAAGCAAAATCAATCTTTTCAAATAGAGacctcacatacagtatgtgtagtgAGGCATCTGCTAATTAATCACTCGCTCTGTCATCTGTGACCTTatccacagaggaagaggcatGAGACTGCAGGACTCCTAAACCTCTTAATTTGTGGTTAGCATCTAGGAAATATATGTAATGGAGAGGGCATACATGTACTCTCTATGTAGCTGATTATTGACATATAACATTATTAAAACTTCTATTTCTTATCATTATACTTATAATCTTCTTAATTCAGGCCTGTGCCCTGACGGTACCTTGCTGTTGACCTTTGTAATACTTGAATGgtatttaatcaaataaaatcataagTCACAGTAAAGGACCCATGAAATTAATAAAtacgttttcttttcttttttttatatatgcgaaatgtcacaaaaaggcaaaattacaacctttcctcttcctgtaaCATGTCATTGCTCTTGAGATatgtacactgtatatataaatatatatataaggcgATGCAACTACCACAAACAGATACAGAATCCACACGGTACAAAACTATCTAGAACaccattaataaataattaatctgTTTTGATAACAATCACTATAATAATCACAATTGTATCTAATAATTGTTTTTACTATGTAATtgtcatttgtatttaattacATACTTCTTTGTAGGCACTTTTATCTGGTGGCTTCTGTACTTGTATTTGCAATGAGCACTACGTTGTGAGGTCGTTTATCCctattcctttttctttttttcttcagtttcagttcaCAACATCACCAATATCTCTAACAACTTTTCCACTTTGTCGTCCTTCACCTCTTCTGTAAATGCAACTGATACTACTACAAAAGAGAGTAAAGAGCAATGCCAGTGTCCTTTTTGTGGTGTTTACCCACCTACTTTTAAATTCTCAAATCAAATCCCTCACAATATTAAGTCACACCCCAACATCTtgtataatgtaaaaataagtaaaaagaTGTGggaaaattacaataaaaaaagtaCTGACTGACGCCTGACTGAGACTGAAAGGGGGCCATGAAACAAAACTCACATCAGTGTTGTCACAGCCGATCATCTCGCCGTAAGAGACCTGATGGCACAGACAGTAGGTGGGTTCGTTGGGGTCCACTGGCATGTCCAGCACATCAGATGGGTGAACATTCCCAAAGTTGGTGGTAGGGCTGTTGAATTCTCCTCTGATGATGGGAGGGAAAGTATTGCGAGTGAGAATGGGAGTGTGAtcataaaacaaactaaaaattaTTGACTTCAAACATGAAAAGCAACACTTGGCCATCACAAGCTGGAAAGTAGATACGTACGGCTGAAGGAGTTTGACTTTCTTCTGTGCACTCTTGGGACTGCCATCTTCATCTGAACTCTTCACTTTAGACCTTGTTTTAGCcgtcttcttttccttctgtctgGACTCAGCTGGAATTACACAACCACTTTAATATTCCACTATGTTCGGTTTTGGTTGGTCATCGgtgcaagaaaataaaatatattaagcAAATATAAATGACACACACCTTTCTTCCCCTTACTGGAGGTGGAATCATAGTCCGTGCTCTCGATCTGCTTTTCCTTCAGGTCAGCTTCAAACCGAGCCAGGTCTGTATCAAGACGCCTGATGTGTTTGTCGACCTGTAGAAAATAGAACTTCAGCGGACTGATTGCGGTGCATATTTCATGTACATTCAGCACAGTGGGTCTATTTTTCCCCCGAGTTTTCCCACTCACTTACCTACAGATGtatgtaaaacatgttaatttcTAAGATACTAACCATCTCATAGGTCTGCATGGCCAGTTGCACCTTATCATCTCCAAACTCCTTGCATTTACTGTAAGACTGCTGAATCTGCCTCAGTATGGACAGCTTTTGCTCAGAGGAAAGAGTCCTGGCGTTGGCTGTGTACTCTTTAGCTAGAGAGTCTATCTGTCCTTTTAGATCTAAAAGAGAGACAAGGAGTAAAACTTCTAAAACAACATTGTAACTGTTAAGCCAATGTTACCAATGTGATGAAACTTCACTGTACAATTAATAAGTCTCAAATATGcagaaaataatgacaatatatttaaacattagtaatctgttttcttgtttaacatgcataaaatgttaattttatttatgtctaGCTCATGTTGAGCAACACAAGAAATAGCTAGGAGGATATTTTGTGAATTTGAACATCACTCACAATTTATTACACTAAATTTACGAAACTCAATTATTACCACATGTGCTGTTCTTTTGTGCTTACAAACTATTGGGAGGCTGATGTACTTGTATTCCACTAGAGATCATTGGTTTCCAAACTTTTTGGCTTGTGGTCCCTAAAAATTAAGTAATGTCTTCTTGTGAAAGTTgtatttcacatgaaaatggcaaatattagagattgaaaaaatatatataaatcattTGTATGACAattgttttccctccctttcttaTTCCTTTaattatcttgtgacccctcagacTTCCCTTAACATCCGGTCCTGAccctcaggttgggaaccactgcatagatcattttgtttaaagaggagacaaaacagTGGCGTAGTGTGCTTTAACAGGTCTCTTTTACTAGATGGAGAGCAGACGGCATGCGATTTCACATCAATTCAGGGTTAAAATCCACACCAATTACACAGTTCATTGTTCTTACCCTCTGTGCGTTGATCTAGATCCCTCATCAAATTGAAGTTTCTCTGCAACTCGAAGGGCAAGTTTTCTATGCCTGGTGTGGTGGAACGggaaacaacaaacagtttAATCCCACTTTTAATGAGATCAACATGAAACACTAACGTTGATGGAGGCAGGATAGCTAGCTTAATCATATGCGCTGGAAGATGCTTCGGCTGCCATTATCGATAGCGCTTCAACTAATATTAATTAATTGCAGTAAACAGCAAGGGGCACGAGGACAAGTTACTTAGCTTGTTAGATTAATTTAAACTAGACCAGCATGGctagtacagtatgtgtgctgtaAAATCTCAAACAGCATCATTTCTTCGCTAGGTTACGTTGCCTTGTTCCAGCAAATAGACTGAGCCTAAACCCGCTGACCGTTGGGAAACGGTTAAAGCAGTCTGTCCCGCAAGCGAGTTAGTCAGGGGCTATATTACACAATGAAAGACAAAGTATAAAATGAGCTAattatgttgaaatattttccaACATGTTTAATGCATAACACTGCTTACTGTCCAAATAATGCTCCAAATACATCCCCGCCGCCATcttagaaaatgtaaacaacacaGCTTCCGGTTCGAAATGGGCCaatctgattggttgtttctGCACTCTTGGAAcactaaaggaatagtttccAGCACAAATCCCATTCAAACTGGTGTTTATTCAAGTAAAAACTCACATTATCAATACCAGCAGGCATATCACGCCCATTTAACAAATTATAGATTGATAAAATTCACAATAAAGAAAGCTGCAGTGtattcatttatacattttaattcaaGATATAGCTAATTATATTCTAACTAGTCAAAGTTAAGACCTTTCTTATTACATTCTGACTAATAGCAATGAACAATTTAATTGTTACAAATCACTTTTGAATATAtgaaattgtgtattttttgatttacattttcactaGTCAGAACTCAAATTCAAGATACCTTCAGTGTAGTTCTGACTACTCAGTTCAATTAATGATACCAATTtggatgtttaaaaatgagttACCACTAGTCACATTTCAATTGCAGATAGGCGAAACTGGGATGATGAGTAATCAGAACTAAACTGACAagtcaaaatacatttctcGATGTCTAAAATGTGATTAGAGATGGAAAAGTGAATTAGATGCTATAAGTGTTTTCCAAAGCTGACTTGAACATTTGCTCCAAGTTACCCATCAAATAACCAGATGCTCCAGGTGTACTTAACAGACAAGTAAAATTCCCACTGATGAATGATCAATCAAACAAGTTAAAAAATTTATTATGTTTCACAGATAATAGAAACTGGTGCACCCTGCAATTAAATCAACAGATAAACATAATGAATATTctgtaatacaaataaaagaggGAAGACCCAACTTAAGTGAGAGGATCGTTTATCAGTACAGTTCATTTGTACACGGGCATTACAATAATATCTtactgacacatacagtatcgCTGCTCTGAAATGAGCACACCAATCTGAACTCTCGTTAGCTGACCTGGGTCTGTAAGGAAGCTCTACAAAGCTCTTACGTTATCTAGTACACTTTATCACACTGTACACACCGTcactcttggtcttgtttttcCAACATGTGCTTCAACTTTTTGAATTTATTCTTTCCGATTCTGTTCTTTGACATCACGggtgtttttctatttttgccCTGCTTTTTCTCAAATCTGCTCCCTTCCTTTTTGTCAGCCTTTGATGCTTTAGTTTCATCAGCCGTCTTCACTGTGGGCTTGTTGGCCTTTGCCCCTTTCACAgtctctccatccatcttgGCAACCTTTGCCTTTTTTGGTCCAGCGGGTAAGTCCTGTTTGCCTTTTGACGTTTTCTTGGCTGCTGTTCCATTGgcttgggtttttttctttaagccGCCTGCCTTGCCGGGGACAATCTTCTTTGTCTTGTCACTTTTGGATGGTTTCTCTTTGGGAGAGTCTGTAACAACTGTCGCCTCAGGAGCATCTGCGTTTTCTTCCTCTACATaaatgacagacacagaggatgaGCTAATGTCAAACAGGGTGACTTATCATGATGAAAGCTGGCATGTGCTCATAAGAGAAATTGTTACCTTTTCCTGCTGGTGCAGTTGGAATTACATTGGAGAATTTCTTCAGCTTGG harbors:
- the ing4 gene encoding inhibitor of growth protein 4 isoform X1, with translation MAAGMYLEHYLDSIENLPFELQRNFNLMRDLDQRTEDLKGQIDSLAKEYTANARTLSSEQKLSILRQIQQSYSKCKEFGDDKVQLAMQTYEMVDKHIRRLDTDLARFEADLKEKQIESTDYDSTSSKGKKAESRQKEKKTAKTRSKVKSSDEDGSPKSAQKKVKLLQPGEFNSPTTNFGNVHPSDVLDMPVDPNEPTYCLCHQVSYGEMIGCDNTDCSIEWFHFACVGLTTKPRGKWYCPRCSQDRKRK
- the ing4 gene encoding inhibitor of growth protein 4 isoform X6 gives rise to the protein MAAGMYLEHYLDNLKGQIDSLAKEYTANARTLSSEQKLSILRQIQQSYSKCKEFGDDKVQLAMQTYEMVDKHIRRLDTDLARFEADLKEKQIESTDYDSTSSKGKKAESRQKEKKTAKTRSKVKSSDEDGSPKSAQKKVKLLQPGEFNSPTTNFGNVHPSDVLDMPVDPNEPTYCLCHQVSYGEMIGCDNTDCSIEWFHFACVGLTTKPRGKWYCPRCSQDRKRK
- the ing4 gene encoding inhibitor of growth protein 4 isoform X4, whose protein sequence is MAAGMYLEHYLDSIENLPFELQRNFNLMRDLDQRTEDLKGQIDSLAKEYTANARTLSSEQKLSILRQIQQSYSKCKEFGDDKVQLAMQTYEMVDKHIRRLDTDLARFEADLKEKQIESTDYDSTSSKGKKAESRQKEKKTAKTRSKVKSSDEDGSPKSAQKKVKLLQPYVSTFQLVMHPSDVLDMPVDPNEPTYCLCHQVSYGEMIGCDNTDCSIEWFHFACVGLTTKPRGKWYCPRCSQDRKRK
- the ing4 gene encoding inhibitor of growth protein 4 isoform X2 codes for the protein MAAGMYLEHYLDSIENLPFELQRNFNLMRDLDQRTEDLKGQIDSLAKEYTANARTLSSEQKLSILRQIQQSYSKCKEFGDDKVQLAMQTYEMVDKHIRRLDTDLARFEADLKEKQIESTDYDSTSSKGKKGSRQKEKKTAKTRSKVKSSDEDGSPKSAQKKVKLLQPGEFNSPTTNFGNVHPSDVLDMPVDPNEPTYCLCHQVSYGEMIGCDNTDCSIEWFHFACVGLTTKPRGKWYCPRCSQDRKRK
- the ing4 gene encoding inhibitor of growth protein 4 isoform X3; the protein is MAAGMYLEHYLDSIENLPFELQRNFNLMRDLDQRTEDLKGQIDSLAKEYTANARTLSSEQKLSILRQIQQSYSKCKEFGDDKVQLAMQTYEMVDKHIRRLDTDLARFEADLKEKQIESTDYDSTSSKGKKGKEKKTAKTRSKVKSSDEDGSPKSAQKKVKLLQPGEFNSPTTNFGNVHPSDVLDMPVDPNEPTYCLCHQVSYGEMIGCDNTDCSIEWFHFACVGLTTKPRGKWYCPRCSQDRKRK
- the ing4 gene encoding inhibitor of growth protein 4 isoform X5, encoding MAAGMYLEHYLDSIENLPFELQRNFNLMRDLDQRTEDLKGQIDSLAKEYTANARTLSSEQKLSILRQIQQSYSKCKEFGDDKVQLAMQTYEMVDKHIRRLDTDLARFEADLKEKQIESTDYDSTSSKGKKGSRQKEKKTAKTRSKVKSSDEDGSPKKFNSPTTNFGNVHPSDVLDMPVDPNEPTYCLCHQVSYGEMIGCDNTDCSIEWFHFACVGLTTKPRGKWYCPRCSQDRKRK